The region GTCCTCACTCCACTCCCCACCGTAAGTGACGCCACTGACACCGGCAGGTTGAGTAAAGGAAATCACGAAATCCTCTCCCACGCGCTGGGCTTGGGGAAGCAGCCCGGAATCCGCCACGGCCGGGTTCAGCCCGAAGGCATACTCGATCAGGTTCACCACGCCGTCCTTGTCGAAATCGGAGCTGTCCGCGCCACTGCCGGTATTTGCCGGAGAGCCAAAATGAGCCTGCCGCCAGCTTGCCAGGGGAGTGGCATAGTCACCGAAGGCGATCACCGTCTCCACCAAGCCGGAACTGCTGTTTTCAGAGCCACCCCATGTCCGCCCGCGGGCGCGCAGCAGCCCCCCGGAGGGAAGACTCAAACCAGTGAGCTGCCAATTCGCCGAACTGCCCACGCGAACGGCATTGCCCAGCGGGCTATAGCTGACGCCTCCATTCGTGCTCAGCTCGATCGAGACACGCGAAACCTCAGGCGAACTTCCGCCGCGCAGCCAATTCACCTGCGTCGTACCGGCAACCTCCAGGGACTGCGTCGCAACGTCGTTGAGTAACCGGGCAAACAGGAACCGCAGTGTGCTTGGTCCAGCGTGGTTGGGTTGCAACAGGGCAAACTCGCCACCGATCAGAACCCGTCCGTCCGCTTGCAAGGCAATGCCGTAGACGTTCATATTCGCGCCGGGATCGAAGTTCCTGTCTGGCGTGCCATCGGCATTGAGTCTGGCGATGGGACCGACCGAGAGGCCATAAGCCGCGCCATTGGGCTGCAAATAGGAAAACGAGCCGCACAGCAGCAGCTTGCCATCCGCCTGCAATGTCATGCCGTAGACGTAGCCGTTCGCCTTCGGATCGAAGCCTCCATCCAGAGTCCCGTCCGGATTCACCCGCCCGATGCAATTGCGTGATGTCGGTGAGGCCGCGCCATTGGGCTGCAGCGTGGTGAACACGCCGCCGAGCAACACCTTGCCATCCGGTTGCAGGGCGATGCTGATGAGGGCTTCGTTCGCATTGGGATTGAAGCCCGCGTCCAACGTCCCATCGGCATTTACCCGCGCGATCCGGTTTCGCGTGGTAGCCGTGGCCGCGCCATTGGGTTGCAGCGTGGTGAATCCGCCGCCGAGCAGCACCTTGCCATCCGGCTGCAATGCCACGCTGTTGATGTAGGCATTCGACTTGGGATCGAAGCCGGCATCCAGCGTTCCATCCACATTCACCCGTGCAATGCGTTGTCTCGTCGTGGCAGTGGCTGCACCGTTGGGCTGCAGCGTGGTGAAATAGCCCGCGAGCAGCACCTTGCCATCCGGCTGGATCACAATGCTTCGCACATAACTGTTCGTCTTGGGATCAAATCCCGTGTCCAGCGTGCCATCGGCATTGAGCCGCGCGATGCGCTGTCTCGTCGTCGGAGTGGCCGCGCCGTTGGGCTGGAGCGCCGTGAACCAACCGCCCAACAACACCTTGCCATCGTCCTGCAACGCCACGGTGAAAACCCTGTCGTTGGCATTGGGATCGAAGCCGGCGTCCAGCGTCCCGTCTGCATTGAGCCGGGCGATGTTGTTGCGCGGCACACCGAGCACGGAGGTGAAGGTCCCCCCGATGATGATCTTCCCGTCAGGCTGGACCACCACCGCATTCACGGTGCTGCCCAGAATATTGGCATCCAGGGGATCGAGATCGCCCGATCCCGCCGCGGCGCGGGTGATCGTCACCATATAGTCTTTGGTCGTCGTGCCATCCTGCGCGGTCACGCGAACGTCCACGACATTCACTCCCACACCCAGCGCCAAGTCCCCCGTGGCACTGCCGGAGTCGACTGGGGTGAAGCTTCCGCCATTCAAACTCACCGCGATGCTGGCGTTGACCTCCGCTTTCGTCGGAGTGACGGAGAGGCTGATCTCGCCAAAGGGCCGGCTGACCGCATAGTCGGTCACGGAAGTGGAAAAGGCCGGTGTCAACGTGCCCGCACTGATGCTCAAGGCCGAGAGATCGGCATTGTTGGAAATGAAGCCCGTTCCCTGGAGGTTGAAGCTGAAATGGCCTTCATCCGCATCGTTGGTGTCAAAGGTCACCACGGCTTCGCGCAAACCAACCGCACTGGCGTCAAACGTGATCGCAAAGGTCGCGCCGCGGCTCGCGTCAACCAGCACCGCGGGCTGCTGGCTCACGGTGAAGTCCGCGGCATCCGGTCCACTGATGGTCACTTGGCTCAGGGTCAGGTCGGCGGTTCCGGTATTGGCGATCGTGAAGACGCGGGTGCGGGTGCGCGTGGATGCCGCCCCGAAGACCGTGACGCTGCCGAAGTCCGTGTGATTGGAGAGATCCGGAAAAGCGGCACCATTCGGGATGCTCACGCCGTTGCCCGTGACGTGGATTTCAGGCGCGGCGGCCACGCCGAAATTCGTCACGGTCCCCACGAAGCCCGCGGACGTACCATGATAGCCGCCCACAGTACGACCCCGCGCGCGAATCTGCCCACTAGGCAATGGAAGACCGGTCAATTCCCAGCCGCCGCTGATGCGCGTGCCTGCACCGAGGAGCGTATAACTGGTGCCATGGTCGGTCGACAGTTCGAAGCTTACCTCTTCCACTTCCGGAGAAGTACCACTGCGGAGCCACTGGATGCGGTTGCCACCATCGATCGTCAGGCTCTGTGCCGCAGGCCCGTTGAGAATCCGGGCAAGGCCTGTGCGCGCAAAACCCGCAACCTCTCCGTTGGGACGCAGCTTGAAGAAAGTACCGCCTAGCAGCACCTTCCCATCCTCCTGGGAGGCGATGCTGTAAACGTAGCTGTCCGGGTTGGGATCGAAATCGATGTCCAGCGCGCCATCCGCGCCCAGCCGGGCGATCCGGTTTCGAGTGGTGGCCGTTGCCGCCCCGTTCGGTTGGAGTGAGGTGAACTCCCCGCCTACCAGCACCTTGCCGTCGACTTGGAGCGCCATGCTGATCACATTGCCGTTCAGGCTGGGATCAAATCCTGCGTCCACCGTGCCGTCGGCATGCAGCCGCGCCATCCGCTTGCGGTTCGTGGCTGTAGGCATTCCGTTCGGCTGGAGCGTCGTGAACCGGCCGCCTAACAGCACCTTGCCATCCGCCTGTAGCGCCAGGCTGCTGACTTCGTCGTTCGCGTTAGGATCGAAGCTCAAGTCGAGCGTTCCGTCGGCATTCACCCGCGCAATGCGGTTGCGCGTGGTGGCGGCACCCGCGCCATTGGGCTGGAGTGTGGTGAAAAGGCCACCTAACAGCACCTTGCCATCCTTCTGCAACGCCGCGGCGTTGACGTCGAAATTGGCATTGGGGTTAAAGCTCGCATCCAGGGTCCCATCCGCGTGTACCCGGGCGATGTGGTTTCGGGAGACCGGCACGCTCGCTCCATTCGGCTGCAGGGTGGTGAACCTGCCACCCAGCAAGATCCGTCCGTCCGGCTGTGGCACCACGGTGTAGAGGATGTCGTTCGCGTTCGGATCGAATCCTGCGTCCAGCGTCCCGTCCGTATTCACGCGTGCGATCCGGTTCCGGGTGGTGGGCGCTTCCGCCCCGTTCGGCTGCAAGGTGGTGAAAACTCCGCTCAGCAGCACCTTGCCATCCGCCTGCAACGCCACATTTTCGACGTAGTTGTTCGCGTTCGGATCAAAGTTCGCATCGAGCGTGTCGTCGGCATTGATCCGGGCGACGCGATTCCGGGGCACTCCCAGCACGGAAGTGAAGGACCCCACGATGATCAGCTTGCCATCCGGTTGCAGGGCCTTGGCAAACACCAGGCCCATATTCAAATCCAGGGAATCTAGCGAACCTTCGATCGCGCCGGCGCGGGTGATCGTCACGGTGTACGTCTTGGTCGTCGTGCCGTTTTGCGCGATCACTTGCACGTTCACCGTATTCGGGCCGGCATTCAGCGCCAGTGGACCGGACGCACTTCCCGAAGCGACGGTCGTGTAGCTGCCGCCGTTGAGCCGGACGGAGATGCTGGCATTGATCTCCGCCTTCGTTGGCGTGATCGTCACGTTGGTGACCTCATGCGGGACATTGGCGGTATAGGTCGTGGTGGCACTGGAAAAAACCGGTGCCAATGTGCCGTCACTGAGACTCAGCGCGGAAAGGTTCGCATTGGTGGCGGCGAGGCCCGTGCCTTGGACGCTGAAGCTGAAGGGATTTTCATCCTCATCATTGCTCGCGAGGTTCACCACCGCACTTCGGGCACCCATGACCGTGGGCGAGAAAGCCACGGTGAATGTTGCCGTTGCTCCCGGCGCGAGTGTCGTCACTGCGGGCTGACCGAGTATGAAGTCCCCTGGCGCAGCACCGGCCATGCTCAGTTCCAAGCCGGTTAGATCAGCCACGCCCGTATTCTTGATCGTGAAAGTTTGGGCCACGCTGGTGACGCCGACTGCAGTCGAAGCGAACGACACCGTGCCGACGCCGTTCAACCGCTCGTCCACCGCAGCGGCGCTGGCACCCGTGAAGACAGCCACCTCGGGACGCGCGGTGAGATTGCTGAAGCTCAAGACTGACTCGGCCAGACCGCCCGTGCTGCCATTTCCATCGCTGGTCACCCCCCGCGCCCGGATCATGCCGCTGGTGGGCAAGGTCAGGCCTTGGATTTGCCATGACGGGGTGGCGGCCAGCCGGACCCCCGCGCCCAGCGTGGTCCATAGCGCTCCCCCATCCGTGCTCAGTTCAAAGCTCACGCGTGAGAACTCGGGAGCGCTTCCTCCACGGGTCCAACCGATCTGATTCGTCGTCGGCACGCTGAGAACCTGCGTGGCCGGGTCATTGAGAAGCCGGGCGAATCCCGCTCGCGGGGTGGACGTTGCCGCACCGTTGGGTCGCAGGGAGGTGAAACCTCCGCCCAGCAGGATCTTGCCATCCGCTTGCAGCGCGACGCATCCCGTGGAACTGCTCGCATTGGGGTTGAAACCAGCGTCCAGCGTTCCATTGGGAAAGAGCCGGGCAATGTAGTTTCGCGGGATGCCCCGGACAGAGGTGAAAAAGCCTGCGATCAGGATCTTCCCGTCCGTCTGAATGGCCATGCTGTAAGCCCGGCCGCCGCTCACGCCGGGACTGAACGAAAAGTCCTGGGTGCCACTGGCATTCAGCCGTGCCATGCCGAAGCTGTCGCCGCCGACGAGAATCTTCCCGTCAGCCTGGACCGCGATGCTATTGACGGTGCTCCCGATGGCGGAAGTGAAGGTCGTATCCACCGTGCCGTTGGTATTGAGCCGCGCGCAACCCGTCTTTGATGATCCTCCGATGCTGGCGAAATCGCCTGCCACCAGGATCTTCCCGTCCCCCTGCATTGCGAGCGTATAGACATCGAAGGTCACGCTCCCGACAGAGAAACCCGAATCAAGGGTGCCATCCGCATTGAGCCGCGCCACCCGGTTGCGGGTGGTCGCCGTGGCCGCGCCGTTTGGCTGAAAGGTGCTGAACCTGCCCACCACCACGATCTTCCCGTCCGCTTGCACCGTCATGCTCAGGACTTCCTTGTCCGCGTTGGGATCAAAGCCCGTGTCGAGCGTGCCATCCTGATAAAGCCGGGCGATCCCGCGGCGCGTCACGACCGGCCCCGAAGGGTCCGGCTGCAGGGTGGTGAAGAAGCCCCCGACCAGGATTTTCCCGTCCGCCTGTACCACGATGCTTTCGACCGTGTTGTTGGCATTCGGATTGAAGCCGCTGTCCAAGGTCCCGTCCTCATTGAGCCGGGCAATCTTGTTTCGCGGCACTCCCAGCACCGAGGTAAAGCTTCCTCCAAGGAGGATCTTGCCGTCCGGCTGGACCACCGCGGTCAATGGCGTACCGCCGCCAAGCGGGGCGTCAAGCGGGTCGAGATCTCCCGGCGCCGCATGAAGAACCGAAGTCCCCAGCAAGAGCGCGACAAAGAAAAAGATCAGAGCCAATAGGCGGGGGACATCCCATGTTTTCATGATAGACAAAGCGACAGCAAGGACGTCGCTAAGATAAACCGCACCGGCCCGCTAGATATTTCGCCCGAAGAAGCTGACACATGACCGCGCGCCACACCGCAAGGTCACGCTGCTTTACCCGTGACACCGGCAAGATCAGATCACGCTGCCGTAAAGCGTGAAGCCGGTGCTCTCCTCCACGCGAATGTCGAGGAACTGCCCGGTCAACTTGTGCACATCCCCGTCGAAGATCAGGATCTTGTTCGTCCCCGTGCGCCCCGTCAGCCGCTGCTTGTTGGTCTTGGACGGCCCTTCACAGAGAACCTGCTGCACCGTCCCCACCAGCGCTTGATGCTTCGCCTTGGCGATTTCGTTGACCACATCCAGCAGCCGCTGGTTGCGCTCTTCCTTCACCCGCTCCGGAAGCTGGCCGTCCATCTCCGCGGCCGGCGTGTCCTTCCGCTTCGAGTAGCGGAACACGAACGCATTGTCGAATTGCAGCCGCTCCACGGTATCCACCGTCGCCTGGAAGTCTTCCTCTTCTTCACCCGGAAAGCCCACGATGATGTCCGTCGTGATCGCGATTCCCGGCCGCGCCGCCTTCATCTTCTCGCAGATCTCCACGAACTTCTCGTTCTTGTACGGCCGGCGCATCGCTTTCAGGATGCGGTCCGAACCGCTCTGCATCGGGAAGTGGATGTGCGAGCACAGCTTCGGCAGATAGGTGAACGCCGCCACCAGGTCATCGCGATAGCCGATCGGATGCGGTGAGGTAAAGCGGATGCGCTCGATGCCATCCACCGCGTGCACCGCCTCTAACAACTGCACGAAGGGTGACTTGCCATCGACCTTCTCGAACTCGGTCCGGCCGTAAAGATTCACGATCTGCCCGAGCAGCGTGATCTCCTTCACCCCGTGGTCGCGCAGGCGCTTCACCTCATCCACGATCTCGGCAATCGGCCGGCCGCGTTCCTTGCCGCGCGTGTCCGGCACGATGCAGAAGGAGCAACGCATGTTGCAGCCCTGCATGATCGACACGAAGGCCGAGGCATTGAGCTCCTTCGGAATGTGATCGCGGATCGTATTCTGCGAACCCGCTTCCTCTTCCACGTCACAGACACTCTCACCCGTCAGCGAGAGCTCCAGCTCGTCCATCCGGCGATGCAGGCGCCGCTGCAGGATGGTGTCCACGTAGTCGAAAACCTTGTGATACTTTTGGGTCCCCACCACCACGTCAAGGTGCGGGATCCGCTCGAAGAGCTCCGGCCCGCGGCTCTGCGCCATGCAGCCCATGAAGCCGAAGACCACGTGCGGCTTGTTCCGGCGGTAGCTGCCCATGCTGCCCATCTTGCCGAGCGCCTTCTGCTCCGCTTGGTCGCGCACCGAGCAGGTGTTTACCAGAATCGCGTCGGCGTCTGTCTCGTCGCCGGTGACCGTGTAGCCACCCTCGGTGAACATCTGCGCGACCTGTTCGGAGTCGCGCTCGTTCATCTGGCAACCGTAGGTGCGTATGAAAACCTTGGGCATGAGTGGGTGGCTGGGGCGCGGACGCTAGCGCCTGCGCCGGGGGATTCAAGGCGGGAGAAAACGTAGGCCTTCAACCCAAAAGCGGGCCGGAGCGTGCGAAATTCAATCCGAACAACTTTAAAAATGCTGAAATTTAATATTTTCCACTGATCGGCTTTATGTAAGTAATCGCTAGGGGTTCTCCACCCCCTGTTGCAGTTCTCTCCCTCTTCTCCCCATGAAGTTCTTCCCCTGCCTTGTCGCAGGCATCGCACTCGCGTGTCCTGATGCTCGTGCCACGGTCCTCAACCTGACGAATACCACCGTCGCCGGCAACGCGCCGAACACGATGGTGAGCACCACCGGCAGCACCTTCCGCGGCGGCTGGCTCAATGGTGCCCTGTACCGCGACCCCTCGGTGGACGGCAGCTCGGGTTCCGGCGTCTTTCGCGACCTTTACCGGGTTTCCCCGCCAAACGGGAACGGCAACGTCATCGAGAACGGCTACAACCGGCCGGGCGTCATGGATAGCTCGGTGCCAAACGGCTTCGACCCCTACCTCAAGTTCGGCGAACTGATCCAAGACGCCTCCCAGAGCAGCTACATCTTCGTCATCGACATCAACGAGGCGAACAATGCCACCGACCGCTACCTCTCGGTGGACGACATCAAGATCTGGGTCGGCGGCACCACGGATCCGTCCCCGCTGCCCACCACGCTCTCGGGCATGATGACCCAGCTCGGCGTGCCGGCCTACGACATGAATCCCTCCGGCCAGCAGAATTTCGTGATGCTGGATGCCACCCTCTCCAGCGGCAGCGGCAGCGGCGACTTGTTCCTGTTCGTGCCGAAAAGCTTCTTCCCGGCGAACACGAATCCGAACGCCAACATCTTCATCTACACCAAGATGGGCAGCTATACCGGAGCCCCCGGCTTCGGCGCGGGTTCCACCCAAGAGCAGGTCTCGATTCCCGGCAAATCCATCGTCGGCAACTCCACGACCAGCACCATCCAGTCCGGCCTGCCATCCGTTCCCGAGCCCTCCACCATGGTGGCCTTGCTGGCCGGCGGCCTGCTCGCCTTCCGCCGCCGTCGTTAGAAAGCCGTCAAAAACGGCAGGAACGCAAGGTAGGGACGGCTCTCCGAGCCGTCCGGCTTCTGGCGGCCCGCCTCAACTTCCCGCCGTCTAGCCATCTCTTCGGCGGAAGTTCCCCGCGACTTCTGATCTTCAGAGCGCCGCCGCCACCTTCCGGATCGCTTCCGGATAAAGCCGGTGCTCCTCCACCTGAATCCGCTGGTGAAGCGTCTCCGCGGTATCGTCCGCTAATACCGGCACCTTCGCCTGCAAAATGACCGGCCCGGTATCCATGCCATCGTCCACATAGTGGACCGTGCAACCGGACTCGCTCACCTTCGCCTCCACCGCCTGCTTCCAAGCCGCCACCCCCGGAAACGCCGGCAATAGCGCCGGGTGGATGTTCAGAATCCGGTTCGGGAAAGCCTCCAGCAGCGGTGCCTTCACCAGCCGCATGAAGCCAGCCAGACAGATGATGTCCACGCCCGCGGCCTTCAGGGCAGCCACCGTCTCAAGCTGCGCCTCCTCCGGAAACTTCGTCTTGAAGCCCCGGCAATCGATCAGCCCCGTCGGAATGCCCGCCTTCTTCGCCCGCTCCAGGATGTAGCCATCCGGATTGTCCGAAAGCACCAGCACGATCTCCGCCTCAAGCGTCCCCGCCGCGATCGCATCGAGGATCGCTTGCATGTTCGAGCCGGAACCAGAGCCGAGGATGCCGAGACGCATGCGCGGAGAAAGGACCATCCCGCCCGATCTTCCAAACTTCAAATTCCGGATTTCGCCAGTAACTTTCAGGGATCCAGAAGCGCGGGATCCCCGATTTCATGTGCCCGGTCTGACTGGCGGAAAGCGTGGCACCCGGGAACGAGATTCCTTCGGCCAAAAGTAGCCGACGACCCGGGCTGGCTCCCCCGCGAACAGAATCGTCGTTTCCAAAGGTGCACCTGCGTAAGCCGTGCCGATGCGCACCGCGAAGGCCCCGCCTCCAAAGTCCTTTGCCTGAAGCCGGATCGCGAACTCCTCGTCATCCCACATCGGATCCGGAGGGCTTGCTTGCTGCTCCTCGGCCCAAGGGGCATAGGCCTTGAGCAATCGTTGTCCTTGAGGGACCTTACGGGATTTGCTGCCCACCAGGATCTCGCCCTTGTTGAAGTCAGCCACCTTGACCCAT is a window of Luteolibacter sp. Y139 DNA encoding:
- the purN gene encoding phosphoribosylglycinamide formyltransferase; the protein is MRLGILGSGSGSNMQAILDAIAAGTLEAEIVLVLSDNPDGYILERAKKAGIPTGLIDCRGFKTKFPEEAQLETVAALKAAGVDIICLAGFMRLVKAPLLEAFPNRILNIHPALLPAFPGVAAWKQAVEAKVSESGCTVHYVDDGMDTGPVILQAKVPVLADDTAETLHQRIQVEEHRLYPEAIRKVAAAL
- the miaB gene encoding tRNA (N6-isopentenyl adenosine(37)-C2)-methylthiotransferase MiaB, whose translation is MPKVFIRTYGCQMNERDSEQVAQMFTEGGYTVTGDETDADAILVNTCSVRDQAEQKALGKMGSMGSYRRNKPHVVFGFMGCMAQSRGPELFERIPHLDVVVGTQKYHKVFDYVDTILQRRLHRRMDELELSLTGESVCDVEEEAGSQNTIRDHIPKELNASAFVSIMQGCNMRCSFCIVPDTRGKERGRPIAEIVDEVKRLRDHGVKEITLLGQIVNLYGRTEFEKVDGKSPFVQLLEAVHAVDGIERIRFTSPHPIGYRDDLVAAFTYLPKLCSHIHFPMQSGSDRILKAMRRPYKNEKFVEICEKMKAARPGIAITTDIIVGFPGEEEEDFQATVDTVERLQFDNAFVFRYSKRKDTPAAEMDGQLPERVKEERNQRLLDVVNEIAKAKHQALVGTVQQVLCEGPSKTNKQRLTGRTGTNKILIFDGDVHKLTGQFLDIRVEESTGFTLYGSVI
- a CDS encoding choice-of-anchor D domain-containing protein, translated to MKTWDVPRLLALIFFFVALLLGTSVLHAAPGDLDPLDAPLGGGTPLTAVVQPDGKILLGGSFTSVLGVPRNKIARLNEDGTLDSGFNPNANNTVESIVVQADGKILVGGFFTTLQPDPSGPVVTRRGIARLYQDGTLDTGFDPNADKEVLSMTVQADGKIVVVGRFSTFQPNGAATATTRNRVARLNADGTLDSGFSVGSVTFDVYTLAMQGDGKILVAGDFASIGGSSKTGCARLNTNGTVDTTFTSAIGSTVNSIAVQADGKILVGGDSFGMARLNASGTQDFSFSPGVSGGRAYSMAIQTDGKILIAGFFTSVRGIPRNYIARLFPNGTLDAGFNPNASSSTGCVALQADGKILLGGGFTSLRPNGAATSTPRAGFARLLNDPATQVLSVPTTNQIGWTRGGSAPEFSRVSFELSTDGGALWTTLGAGVRLAATPSWQIQGLTLPTSGMIRARGVTSDGNGSTGGLAESVLSFSNLTARPEVAVFTGASAAAVDERLNGVGTVSFASTAVGVTSVAQTFTIKNTGVADLTGLELSMAGAAPGDFILGQPAVTTLAPGATATFTVAFSPTVMGARSAVVNLASNDEDENPFSFSVQGTGLAATNANLSALSLSDGTLAPVFSSATTTYTANVPHEVTNVTITPTKAEINASISVRLNGGSYTTVASGSASGPLALNAGPNTVNVQVIAQNGTTTKTYTVTITRAGAIEGSLDSLDLNMGLVFAKALQPDGKLIIVGSFTSVLGVPRNRVARINADDTLDANFDPNANNYVENVALQADGKVLLSGVFTTLQPNGAEAPTTRNRIARVNTDGTLDAGFDPNANDILYTVVPQPDGRILLGGRFTTLQPNGASVPVSRNHIARVHADGTLDASFNPNANFDVNAAALQKDGKVLLGGLFTTLQPNGAGAATTRNRIARVNADGTLDLSFDPNANDEVSSLALQADGKVLLGGRFTTLQPNGMPTATNRKRMARLHADGTVDAGFDPSLNGNVISMALQVDGKVLVGGEFTSLQPNGAATATTRNRIARLGADGALDIDFDPNPDSYVYSIASQEDGKVLLGGTFFKLRPNGEVAGFARTGLARILNGPAAQSLTIDGGNRIQWLRSGTSPEVEEVSFELSTDHGTSYTLLGAGTRISGGWELTGLPLPSGQIRARGRTVGGYHGTSAGFVGTVTNFGVAAAPEIHVTGNGVSIPNGAAFPDLSNHTDFGSVTVFGAASTRTRTRVFTIANTGTADLTLSQVTISGPDAADFTVSQQPAVLVDASRGATFAITFDASAVGLREAVVTFDTNDADEGHFSFNLQGTGFISNNADLSALSISAGTLTPAFSTSVTDYAVSRPFGEISLSVTPTKAEVNASIAVSLNGGSFTPVDSGSATGDLALGVGVNVVDVRVTAQDGTTTKDYMVTITRAAAGSGDLDPLDANILGSTVNAVVVQPDGKIIIGGTFTSVLGVPRNNIARLNADGTLDAGFDPNANDRVFTVALQDDGKVLLGGWFTALQPNGAATPTTRQRIARLNADGTLDTGFDPKTNSYVRSIVIQPDGKVLLAGYFTTLQPNGAATATTRQRIARVNVDGTLDAGFDPKSNAYINSVALQPDGKVLLGGGFTTLQPNGAATATTRNRIARVNADGTLDAGFNPNANEALISIALQPDGKVLLGGVFTTLQPNGAASPTSRNCIGRVNPDGTLDGGFDPKANGYVYGMTLQADGKLLLCGSFSYLQPNGAAYGLSVGPIARLNADGTPDRNFDPGANMNVYGIALQADGRVLIGGEFALLQPNHAGPSTLRFLFARLLNDVATQSLEVAGTTQVNWLRGGSSPEVSRVSIELSTNGGVSYSPLGNAVRVGSSANWQLTGLSLPSGGLLRARGRTWGGSENSSSGLVETVIAFGDYATPLASWRQAHFGSPANTGSGADSSDFDKDGVVNLIEYAFGLNPAVADSGLLPQAQRVGEDFVISFTQPAGVSGVTYGGEWSEDLTTWIPVTDTGVAPQHTFSVPMAGKEALFLRLSVSAP
- a CDS encoding PEP-CTERM sorting domain-containing protein, coding for MKFFPCLVAGIALACPDARATVLNLTNTTVAGNAPNTMVSTTGSTFRGGWLNGALYRDPSVDGSSGSGVFRDLYRVSPPNGNGNVIENGYNRPGVMDSSVPNGFDPYLKFGELIQDASQSSYIFVIDINEANNATDRYLSVDDIKIWVGGTTDPSPLPTTLSGMMTQLGVPAYDMNPSGQQNFVMLDATLSSGSGSGDLFLFVPKSFFPANTNPNANIFIYTKMGSYTGAPGFGAGSTQEQVSIPGKSIVGNSTTSTIQSGLPSVPEPSTMVALLAGGLLAFRRRR